GCCTTTCTGGGGTTGGTGGTGGCGGAGGAGTGGTTCTGAGCTCTGttggcagtgggggtgggggtggtggagtAGGCTGTGGTGTTGGGTTTGGTGTAGGTCTTGTTGTTGGCTTATGAGTGGGCCAACTGGTGATGACAGGAGGAATATATGGTGTCCTCAGGGGCCACCTAGTACTCCCAGCATCAGGAATCCTATTAGCATGTCCGCCGTCACCCTTTAAGATTGTACCGTTTCTCTCCGGCCCGTGAACTGGACCTGAAGGCTCAATCATGACTTTGGggatatctgaaaaaaaaaaatccaaagattaAATCAGtatgaaaatatttctctcttaaaaaaagtGCAACAGGAAACTGCAAAcaaaacacatgcacagaaacaccTCATGCTAACGAGTCCTATTTTTCCATTCACGTTATTCTTGGCTATAAGAAGCCACAGGATTTTCTGATAACAAATGTGTGTGCCTTAGGACACACGAAAAAATATATTGGTGTTTCTGTAATGAATATGCATTACTGAAGCACAAAAATGTTTCCAACATTTATAAAGCAGTAGCAACAGAATGTTTCTCCCCAAATGTGGAAAGATTACATTTTTGTGAGAAACACCGTCTGTGCTGTGTTCCCCTCCTGCATGTGTGTTATGCAACTGTGTTTCAAACTACAAACTAGGCAGATACTGCCTCACTTACGCCTTAGATGTATTCAGCTTGCgcaaaaaaaattagttttataacTGGCTTTTCCTCACATTTGctaatttatatttgttttctaaaaatagattttcaaaattaaaaaatcatctgTATATTTCCCGTTGATAATCTTCACCAAAAAGGATCAATATTTAATCTGCCTGGAATGATAATATTCCAGAGTAGGAATGACTTCACAACACTTCAAAAGCCCTTTAATCCACAGAATTTTATGCCCTGTGGTTTTTCAGTAAATGTTCTACTcgggaaattttttaaaagttatctagTGTTACATGAAAAGTGCTGTAAATTGCGGCCTCCGGTTTTAGGACTTTCATCTTCGGGAGCTTGCATTTCTCTGTTTGTCTAGTAACCTACGGCTCCAGAGACAACTTAAGAGCCCGGCGGTTTTAAATGTAGGGAAAATAAATACTGGAATTATTTCCAGGAGAAAACAAACACGCAGACTACATCCCAATTATTATAATGCAATGCAAACAGTGGATGTTTATTGCAGATTCAACAAACTCCAGTGCCTAGGGAGGAGCCCATCCTTTCTTTCTATAGCTGAAAGGAAGCAACTCCCAGACGGTACTCGGGACATTCTGAGGCTTTGAATGCTAGTTATAGGATAGGTTGCTATTACTAGGTATGAAACCATGTCTTCAATGACTATtatctccctcttcttctttagCAGTagccttcaccaaccccatactTCCTGAAGACGTGGGCAGGGCGGGatttactcacacacacagtgccgACCGTCACCTTCGTAGCCATCTTTGCATTTACACTTGTAGGACCCGTGGACGTTGTAACACCGGGCAGAGCTGCTGCACTGGTGCTGCCCCAGGGCACACTCGTCGATGTCTGCATGGGGCCAGAAAAGCAAGTGGAGGGACACGTGACAACACGGAATGCACACCACGTGGGACAGAGGTCCACGTAAAACAGCAATGATGAACAGAAGAGACACAGTACGCATGGCTCCAGAATGGCGGGTGGGTGAGGCAGACACTGCTCACTTAATGCTGTAACCCcgaccccctcccccatcccagcaGTCCAGTTATCACCACAGCCGGGGGCTTCTCCAGCTACCAGCAGAAAGCTTACGCAGGAACGGGACAGTTCCATTACCGTGACACTGGTATTTGCCTCCAATGTACATGAGGTCGAAACCAGCATGGCACTTGCAGATGTAACTCCCAAATGTGTTGGCGCACTGCCTAAATCGAGGGCAGGAGACTCTTCCAGTAGCGCATTCATCAATATCTAGAAACGTAAGTCAGTTGCATCTTAGGAAGGGCAAAGACAGGCGTGTCATCTTAACGGTATCCCCCAGCTACCGCAGGAACAGACAGGAATGCCGCATCTCCAGCTTTCAGCTCATCCCCCCACACCAATCTCTTCTTCACTCACACAGCATTGGCAGATACTCTGCTGCGTCTACTTAGTTGCTTGAACTAAAAGCATGCATGCTAaatctttggccaacaactcttAAACTATTAAGTCCGGTAAAGAGTCCTGTTCTATCTACAGAAACGACTGGAATTGGTCTCGGTCCCTCCGTCAGACCATTCCTGCCCACCACCTCCTGCTCTAGAATGAGATAGGAAGTCATGAAACTGGACTTCTTGTGGTCACTCTTACCTTTTCCAAACCACTTCACCTCTTGGCaggttctttaatttttttaaattattttctattatgaCTGTTCTTACTGCGTATAGATATGGGTACCACATGTATACCTGGTTCCTGAGGAGGCTAGGGAGAGttagatcccccagaactggagttacagatggttgtgagctgtacTGTGAATGCCGGGAATTCTGAAGAGTAGCGAGAGCtatccacctctccagccccttggcacATTCTTTATATGGCCCAGGGCTAACTTTAGAACTTCCCTActgattattaataattattccCTAATTATTATTCCATAATGATTATTTTCTAAGATGGACCCtttctggctttgtttctcttaCTACCTTATGTTGGTACTCAGCATGGTCAGTGATTTTATTAAAGTACTTATTTATCATCTGTCTTTCCCGCTAGACGATCAACTTCTCGAGGACCCAAACCTCATGTGCTTTGTCCATTGCCATAAACCCGGCACTTAGGACAGTGTTCGAGTACAGCAACTACTTAGTAAACAGGTCTTAGTGAATAGCTCCGTGCAGGGCTCTGTGCTGAGGTCTCTTTGACTATGtagtattatttccattttaaggaAAGGGAGACCTAGGATCAAAGACAGGAAGTTCTTTTCCTCACTAACATAGCTAGATCTGTCTGCCATCTCCATATTCCAGGAAAACGCTAAGCCCTGTAGTCCACCACACGTACTGGTGTAGATTTAGGGAGCCGTTCAGCTCCACCGCTCCCTTCCATCTGGATTACAAACACTGAGGTCCACTCGTCCTGAGCACAGTGCTCTGCTGGACTTCACCGTTTGCGCACACTTGGTTTCCCCTGTGTGATGCTTCCTCCTGTCCTTCAGgtttcaaaaacaagaaacctGACCGGTTTCTTGTGTTGACCGGTTCACAGAAATCCTCTTCTAGCAGGTAGCTCCATACCTGACTAAGttactgctttttttctcctatgTATTCAACCCTAACCATCGACTAGCAGATGCTTGATGACTGAACTCACCCACACAGGTCCTCCCATCGGGAGCTAGCTGCAGGCCAGGGGAAGGACACTGGCACCGGATTTGTCCTTTGACCACATCACAGCCGTACTGACAGTTTGCCATGGAACATGAATGGGCACCTGGAAAGAGAGTGACTGGCTGTCTCCGAGAGGCAGAAAGCACCTGTAACATAAGCACTTGTTCTCACGCGTCCTGCAATTGGGGACACTGATTCAACACTGGGGAGTCAATTAACCATCATTCTAAGAAGGATGTAACAGGGTTGAAGGATGACCTCCAAAGCGGGATGATTGACAAGTGGCCCTGCCCATCATCACCTGGAGAAGCCCTTTCATGTTTTAAAAGGAttggcaggcagggagagagctTTCTTTGACCTGTATCATTAAGGTAGAACTAAGGTCTTTCTCCAGATTACTTGACGTAAATGCAAATCGTAACCAAAATGAATAATTAACAGTCTCAATTACACATTAAAATTCTTTGTAGGATAAAAGAAAGTTTCCTAGTGAGCCCCACAACGTTAAGGGACTCTGGAATCATTGATATACTTTCATCAAACAAAAGTTCCAGTGATGTCTGTATAGCACTAACTAACATCAGCTACTattgtttttatgtaaaattcACCTTAGTTCATTGGTAattaggcaaaaataaaaatcaggtcACTGCTTGTTGATTAGCATAGAAATTCAAGTTATTCGATTTTCAGCAGAGAGAGAATTTTAGGGAAATatccattttaaaaacacaatcaagTGATAACAGGACACATCACACAATTCTCTTATAAAGATACAACCATGTAAGATCGACCCTCTGAGGCCTGGGGATGCACTCAGTTGCTAGAATGCCTGTCTGGCATGCATGAAGAGTCTAACTCTAAACCTCATAAAGTCAATCGCAGCAGTGCTTGcctgatctcagcactcaggaggtggaggaaggaaaatTAGCCATTCAAGGTCACTATCAGCTGTATAGCAAGTTGGAGGCTACCCTAGCATATGTGAgaccctattaaaaaaaaacaaacctcaattTTTCTGATGTTATATTCATTTTCACTTAAAGCGATTTTTCTTCTTGcatatttcttaaattatcctatgaTTTATTATCaagaattataaaaacaaacttgGAGGTATTTATGAACAGAGATGGTGGATTCTCTATAAGCAATGTCTTAGTCATCATTAATAGTCTTTGACCTGAAATGGTTCTTCTATACCCAGGGAGAACACCAAGAAAAGCATTAGAAAATGTGGTTCTTGCTCTAGATCCACTAATCTAAGCCCACCAATGCTGGCCTGCGCAGTAAGAGAATGTCATGTCTATAAACTTGCACCTCTCATTTTGATCCTCCGTTCCTCaggcatgcatacaaacacatgcacacatcctgTCCAGTGGAGATGAAGAGGCGGCTTTCCCAAAGGCAGGCTACCAAAACATGTCAGAAATCAAGCCTAGGGCACTTAGAAAACAGTTAGGATTCTTGACATACTTGAGCAGGACCCATCTGGCATAAGCATGTATCCGTTGAGACAATAGCACTTGTAGCTGCCGAACGTGTTCATGCACCTGTGTTTGCAGGGCCTCGGCTTCAGGCCGCACTCGTTTAAATCTGCAAAGAATGGGGATCAAAACAGGAAAGTCACAAAACTCAGCAATAATGGGAAATCAATGTGGAAGATGAGGACAAAAAAGGAGGGGTGGTCATGACAGTGAAATCATCACTTCCATGACAGATAAAGCCTGTGTGTACCATCTTAACATGAGTATCACACTAGGAGCAGCCAGATGTTGCTGGGACCATTATGGATCTCTGATTCTCTGTGCTTGTCTGTAACCTCCACAAAGAGCAGCACCCTCGACCCAAAGGTAGCGGTGCTCTATTCTCTGGCTGCCATTAAGCTTAAATTACCTGTGGTTCTGCTATTAGACCCTTGTGATAATGGATTCTACTCAAGAGGATACCACATGACACTTTACACTCCATAGACAGTGTGCAAATATTCAAACAACAGAATGATTCAAACTTCTCAAGGACAACTATGTTTTCAGAGGGGAAAAACACTGCATGGATCCGACAGGTCATTACTGTGACTTTTCTTGTTCAGTTTGATAGGTTCTATACTGACCTTGGATTAGAGAAAATTCAGCTTCCTATTTTACTAATCCATTCAAATCACAAAACAAGTTTTAAAGCATCCCAATAAATTTTCATCCATTTGGCAGTTAAGCGGAGCCCGTGGAAACACTAAGGGACAAAACATCATTATGTATTTTATGCTTACTGCTTTAAATATCAATGTGAAATTAATGAATTCCATGATATAAAAGTTTTCCAGCACAAATTGAAAACTGCCTCAAGTcaacataaaattcaaaatgacTGAAATAGTAATACCCATAACATAGacctcattaaaaagaaatgtgaccATAGATTTATTTTGTCTGGAAACAACAGCAGAAATGCCTTATTAGCATAATTTAATTATCAATTTATCTatattattgaataaaaatatagatgATATGTCTAGCTTTAAAGTTGTTTCCCAATATAATCAAAATTACATCTGACCTGCTCATTTACTGGAGGTATGTAGTATTTCACTGAAGCATCCAGTTGCATTACACTTTAAAgtgaccaaataaataaaacatctaagAATATTTTCACATCTTACTGATTTTCCAACTTGGTCTTTTTTCTCCCCTTACCACAAGGTAAGCACATCGCCAGCTGGGCAAAGTCTGGAGAGGTCAGATAAACATAGCAAATACCTTTgtcatttcctgtgttttctgcaAATCTTTGCTTTATTGTCTTTTGCCCAAAGGTTTTCAAAACAGAATCAcattaagcatttttttaaaaaaataatctctctGTGCTCATAGAAGATAGATACTTCGTAGATTATTCTATCAAAAACATTGACCCCCCTCTCTGTTGAGTGAAGCAAGAATGCGTAGGATGGCCTGAGGCCAAATTCTAACCCCTGTTGATACTCTTCTAgtttgtatttgaaattttaatacaCATTTGAGTCAGGGAAATCTTTCTTATCTTCCAGAAGTTTGCCAGCATCCTTAACATCACTCCCGTGGAGTCACACGGGCCTTGATGAATCCCGGGAGGAAGGTACTTAAATCTGAGTATTCTGTAAGAgagaatcttttcttttcctgtgctgAAAGCAGGTAACAAATCAGTGCCTCAAACTAAATGTCGAATTTGGTTCTGCATTTCAAGAGAGGGCTTCTTAAAGTATCAATTAAGACTCCCTAGTTTATTTTTAGAGAGCAACAGAAACTTCTGGAGGTTCCTTACCGGAACCAGCAGCTGTTCATAACCCCCAGCAGCTCACAAGCAAGGAGTGTTGGATGCCAGTGGGAACCTCTCCAGATATGGTGTCCCTGGTTAAAGCTTATGCCCGGTGGAGGCAGCGCTTCCACAACCTGGCCCCAAGGCTGGTCCATGAGGCTCCTTAGGATGCCTTTGGGGACCCAGGCTGGATTGCCATGGGTTGCCAGGGATCTTAAAGACCTACTTTATCCTGATTTATCTTTTCCTTGTCATGGGGAAAGTGCTTTGTGGTTAGGGatcctaaaactgaaaagataTAAAAACTAACAAACTGTCATAGTtgttaaaaatctgaaaattactCTATGAAAAAaataggggggaaaaaaaaccagagcAGAGCATCCACCAGGTAAAAAGTGAAGGGACCCTGGTTACATTGCCGGCTATTAGGTACTATGTAACAATCTAAGCATGTGGAAAGCAACTTGAGAAGCTGCCCTAGCAGCTGCTGCTAATGGGCTGGAAGAGGCTGTCTTGACAGGTGGCTGCTGTTATGTCAAGCGTCCCTGACGATTGCCTGGCCCCATCTCCAACAAGCTTCACAGTAGCCCTTCCCGGAGCCACTGCAGGCATAACAGAGCAGGGTTCCAGCCACCGTTCATCCACACTGACCCCATAACAGACCCCGATGAGTAGGGAATACCAAAGTTCCCGGCATCATGTTGAAGAACCGcttcccttccattttcttgaAGCTGTCTAGTTTATAGTTATcccatcttatttttctttgttgacCCAAAGCCTTATGCAACTGAGTTATTCTGTGCTGCTTCTGATAAACGCAGCATTCACATTTGTATTTTATCAAATTAAGCCAGAAATTTTAAAACGACACTTTCAAACTGTGGTAAATGTCCTTATAAAAAGCATGAAAGACTCCTCCTGACTctcactgtctcaaagaaatttaGAAGTTGACAGGTGAGTCTAGTAAATAAATTCTAGTGTCTTTTTAAGTTCACTTTAATCTTGCCCTGGAAGCACAATAGAGATCTGcaataaaattataatgaacTTAATCATGCACACAACTTCCTCTAAAGGATGCACTTGTATCCCTTACattcaaacactttaaatattatgtatataaaaagCATTGTCATCAGGGGCACATTTAAGCAGGTTGGTGGATATGGGAGCTTGGGGAGGGGAAGGTAGAGACAAGGAGGGGAGCTGGCCCAGAACACAAACGCAAGCTGCATAGCGTCGTTATTAGACTTCAGGGAAAGGGAGTGAGAACCTGCATTAGcatgcagacacagaaagacagtcaTAGTAAGACAGCCATCACAGTTTTACAGGAAAGCATCGTCCGTTCACTTCCGTGTATTCGGACCGCTTTCTTTCTGATGCTTAAATCAGATGAAGTTTCAGAAAcctaacttttaaaactttatctcACTAAATTAAGTGAATGTAGGACAAACTAGCAATGGCCACAACTCTCTCCTAATGATGAGCAACCCCCAAAGCGAACACACTGTCCTGTTCCCTAGTGCAGAACACACACAGGTTTAACACACTCCCCATCAGCAGAGCCAATAAGTACCCCCAGACTATTTCAGTTGTCCTAAGTCCTCACGCCTGTGCATGGgagaaataaaaatctagaaCTAGAAAGTCTACCACCTGACTTACCTATTGCTTTTCCCATCACCATGAAGATAACAAGAGTTTTGGTGAGCGAGTCTCACACAAGCCCCACagacaagcagggcaggaactcctTTGCTTTCCCCGACTACTGAGTGGTGCCAAGGCCAGGATACTTCAAATGGGCTTCCAATAAACAACTAATTAGAACCAGAACTCAACCCTTTTGACATCAAGCAGTGTGTGCACTGAATGAAAGGAGCCAATGTGTGGTGCGGTTTCTAAACAAGCCTAAAATCCCATATCCCTGACAGTGAGAGAAGAAGGGCACTAAATTACATTCAAAATCTACCCGGAAAATGTCATCCACACCTATAGCTTAGCAGAGGCGTTTCTGATATTGCCTACATACGAAAACACAAACTATCTTTCTATCTGATTTTCGGGAAAGGTTTCCAAactcagagaagaggagaaagagcaaTGATACGTAATACAGTAAGAGGAGAGAGGGCGCCACACTTTCCAAGGTACAGAGACTCAGCAACAGGTGACAATTCCCACGGCTTGCTCCACAGGCTCAGGCTGAAGGCTCGGCGCTTCTGCACTGGCATTTGCAAGAGTAAGTGCAGGAAGCCTTGCGGGCGGGCGGGCAGAGCGACCACCTGAGACAATGTGCGCTCACCCCTTGAAGGTACACTTGTGGCTTGATGATCCGGGGGTTGGAAAAGAGGCTGTTCACTGCCTTGGTCAAGAGGAGTTGGGTAGGAGGGCTCATCTTCACAGCAGGGAGAAGGTAATAAGAGTCAGCTTTGAACTGATGTCATTGTTAGCCCTAAAAATCTTCACAAGTATATATTAAACAATTACCAAATGTTGATGGACTTAAAAGGACTCTTTGGCTAGTTCACAAATAATTTCTAACtctgtttttccctctttttaaaaaaattctctttctgaAAACTTATGATagtcatctttctttttaaagaaaaattacaaattaattatccatcattttcataccattaaaaaccaaaataagactAATGTGTGACTTAAATAAACAACAGAAGATAACAAAACCAAATAACCAACTAACCCTGTTTAGGATATTAAAGTTTAAACGACCAATTTTAGACTTACCTTACATTGTTACATTGCTAATAATAGTTTAAAATACACCCAATTAATGCACACATGCTTATTTGCATACGGATTTGATCTCCATCTTAGCATGGCAGATCATCATGCTTTCATTCAGAAGTAGAAACTTATGTCATGGTTGGCTCTCATCTAATTAGAGCACGCACTAGAAGCTTTATGAAAAGCCATAAAGATGAAGATAATCCACGAATAACTGTGGTCATTGCTATTTAACGAAACGTCATGAGACGACTGGGCTCAAAGGGGAATGTCAAAAGGGcagcctctctgctttctgttttgcaaCACATTCTGTTTATCAGCCACTTAACTTTCTAAATCAAAGGCACATTTGTTTCTGGGGTTGGAACTTTTAAAAAGCGAAGTTGTTGATAACACCACAGTTAGGGGGAAAGCTCTTACAATTGTGCTCAGCCAGGCAACTGGCATTCTGCCGTAAGTAGTAGGCCCAGATGGAATGTCTGGCTCTGTATCCTTCTATACTGTTCTTTCCCTGGGCTCAGGAACTCAATATATAGaacaaaaaccaacccaaaaCACTAGTCATCGatatttataaattgtttctTCTGAAATTAGTGTGAAACATGCATTCAAATGTGTATCAATTTCTACAAAGTATATGATGGCATAATACCTTTACATGCTAAAAGGAATTCCCCAGTAGGACAGCTGTACAAAGATTATATATAATAGTATTCTCTCTTGGATGGGGGTGGATTTGTTTGAGTAGAGATACTtaaggagaaggaaatgggaatgGATAACCTTACTGGAGAATAACAAGGGAGAGCAAATGATTAAATACAATCTAGCCAAAATTTGAGGTAGAATTCCATCTGCTGTGAAAGGCAGCATCTTAGAGAGAAAGCTAGAGATTTCAAAATTGTAACTCTGTACCTGATCTTAGAGCAACAAATCCGAAAAGGACTCAGAAGGAGGAGCAAGCCGCCAAGGGCAACCCGAGTGTGCAGGGGTCACTGAATCCAGCCAGTTGGAGGCACAGCTTGCCCTGCATTCAGGTTATCCCCGGCATCGCTCAAGCCCTGGGTCAATGTCTGTTACTCATTCAAGCTGTTATTCCATCGAGCAGCTTCCCAGGGCTGCTTCTGAAGCAGATGAGACTTGTAGCAAAATTGTCTTACTTCAATGCCCAACTTTAATCACGTGCTAATTTCCAGTTATGTGGAACGATTTCAAATTTACTActtcttgacatttttttccttgagaaaaaaaaaattttgatttcCTGTGTCTCTGAGGCACGATTACTATTTCTGAAAATGTGTGGGCCTCAATGAAAGCAGTCAGTTAGTTTATTGTATGGTAATTCTGCACCATCTGTTCTAGGAAGGACTATAGGGACTCCAGGCTGAGCTCACACTTACCCAGGCCATTCCTCCCAGATTATAAGGGGCAGGGCTCAGTGTATGGAATGACTGTGTGAGGTGAGATCTTAATGGAACTCTCTTATGACCAAGAGTCACTGTATGAGTCGGTCATTCAGTTAACGAGCTGTAACGCGCACTTAGCAAATGTGAGGCCTGTGCTAACAGGAATCCAGAAGTCAGTGAGACTGTAAGAGGCCCTGGCTACACAAGAGTGAGGCTTTCCCGTTGGGGGAGCCATGACGGCTGGTTCTGCAGGGACAGTGAAGTCTTGAAGACACAGGAGCtcagttttttattttcaagaaaatgtgactctgatcttttttttaaataaaaattaacattaactttttatttctagCTTTTTAACTATAGTAGTTGAAATCTGTAGGCACAATTAATTAAGGAGATGAACTTGTGTCGCTTGTGCAGAGTAAAATAATGTCGCCATTACTATTTTTCATTGAAAACTGGCATATCAAAGTGAGTATGGATTACATAAGCCATAGCTCTCAGTCTTTTCTCTACGAGTTCTGTGAGCTCAGGCAAGACAACTAATACCTCTGACCTTTAATCTCTCCGAATGAAAGCTGAACAGTTTCATTATTACCTATGTACCTATAACACATGGCACTCCACTTCATACAAGGCTTACCAACTCAACATCAGGAAAACAAGAAATTCTAGAATTTAAGACTTTTCAAACTTTACTTACATACTTATTGTGTGTGAGGAGTGttacagcacatgtgtggaggtcagaggacaacttcataaatttagttctttccttcctcctgtatGTGGGTTCTAGAGACCGAACTTGGGTTACCTGGCTTGTCCGGGAAGTGCTGTTATCTGCTGATCTCTCTCAGGGCCCCAGAATATAACTTCTATTATAGATATAACAGTTTTCTTCATCACAAACACATTTTAATGAGTATCCATGAATGCAAGTAAGGGAAcatcctttaagaaaaaaaaatttctaagatTTACCAttcctatttttaattctttcataaTTGGGAGAAACAGCTATGAAAATGGTTGGAAAATGGTTGGGGTGAGAATCTGGCTTTTTATTTGTCATGACAGAGATGCCATTTCTTCCACACTGTATTCCTACCTTGGTTGCAGGTTTTCCCAGCAAATCCAGGATGACACTTGCACTTGTTTGGCCCGATGCACTCTCCATGTTTGCACTGTGGCTGACACACAGCTGCGGAAAGAGGACAGTGGGTGTCAACCTCAGGTCAGCACTGCATCCCCCGTAAGGCACCAAAGTCACGGACCACTGTGATGACATGAAAACTAAGAACTGACAATAAAGTAGCAATATTTATAAAAGCCCTGTTCCCTTCCACCGTCTACACTACAAACAAGCATGCCATGATGGTCTGactaagaatggtccccatagactcaagTGTGTGAATACCTGACCCAGAGGGAGtgacactgttaggaggtgtggccttgttgaaggaggtgtgaccttgttagaagtgtgtcactgtggaggcaggattTTAGGTCTTAAATGCTCAAGATATGCCCACTGTGGAACATAGTGTCCTTCTGCTGCTTACagaccaagatgtagaactctcagctacttcttcaccaccatgtctgccatgtttcccaccatgatgataatggactaaacctccaaactgtaagccagccccatgagatgttttcctttatgaaagttgcatggtcatggtgtctcttcacagcaatgaaacccaaactaagacagaagttggtaccagggactgaggTATGACTGTGATAGACCTGGGCATTATTTTGTTTGAAGGAATGCAGACTTTGGGgctttggattagaaaagcaatTAAATGTTGGAAGTGAGGCTTAATG
The genomic region above belongs to Arvicola amphibius chromosome 14, mArvAmp1.2, whole genome shotgun sequence and contains:
- the Npnt gene encoding nephronectin isoform X2; translated protein: MAVLLAAVLASSLYLQAAADFDGRWPRQIVSSIGLCRYGGRIDCCWGWARQSWGQCQPVCQPQCKHGECIGPNKCKCHPGFAGKTCNQDEPSYPTPLDQGSEQPLFQPPDHQATSVPSRDLNECGLKPRPCKHRCMNTFGSYKCYCLNGYMLMPDGSCSSAHSCSMANCQYGCDVVKGQIRCQCPSPGLQLAPDGRTCVDIDECATGRVSCPRFRQCANTFGSYICKCHAGFDLMYIGGKYQCHDIDECALGQHQCSSSARCYNVHGSYKCKCKDGYEGDGRHCVYIPKVMIEPSGPVHGPERNGTILKGDGGHANRIPDAGSTRWPLRTPYIPPVITSWPTHKPTTRPTPNPTPQPTPPPPPPLPTELRTTPPPPPTPERPSTTLTTVAPDPRTTPQVTTADSGIQTDPQKPRGDVFIPRQPSNDLFEIFEIERGVSADDEAKDDPGVLIHSCNFDHGLCGWIREKDSDLHWEPIRDPAGGQYLTVSAAKAPGGKAARLVLPLGHLMHSGDLCLSFRHKVTGLHSGTLQVFVRKHGAHGAALWGRNGGHGWRQTQITLRGADVKSVIFKGEKRRGHTGEIGLDDVSLKKGRC
- the Npnt gene encoding nephronectin isoform X1, whose protein sequence is MAVLLAAVLASSLYLQAAADFDGRWPRQIVSSIGLCRYGGRIDCCWGWARQSWGQCQPFYVLRQRLARIRCQLKAVCQPQCKHGECIGPNKCKCHPGFAGKTCNQDEPSYPTPLDQGSEQPLFQPPDHQATSVPSRDLNECGLKPRPCKHRCMNTFGSYKCYCLNGYMLMPDGSCSSAHSCSMANCQYGCDVVKGQIRCQCPSPGLQLAPDGRTCVDIDECATGRVSCPRFRQCANTFGSYICKCHAGFDLMYIGGKYQCHDIDECALGQHQCSSSARCYNVHGSYKCKCKDGYEGDGRHCVYIPKVMIEPSGPVHGPERNGTILKGDGGHANRIPDAGSTRWPLRTPYIPPVITSWPTHKPTTRPTPNPTPQPTPPPPPPLPTELRTTPPPPPTPERPSTTLTTVAPDPRTTPQVTTADSGIQTDPQKPRGDVFIPRQPSNDLFEIFEIERGVSADDEAKDDPGVLIHSCNFDHGLCGWIREKDSDLHWEPIRDPAGGQYLTVSAAKAPGGKAARLVLPLGHLMHSGDLCLSFRHKVTGLHSGTLQVFVRKHGAHGAALWGRNGGHGWRQTQITLRGADVKSVIFKGEKRRGHTGEIGLDDVSLKKGRC
- the Npnt gene encoding nephronectin isoform X3, whose amino-acid sequence is MAVLLAAVLASSLYLQAAADFDGRWPRQIVSSIGLCRYGGRIDCCWGWARQSWGQCQPFYVLRQRLARIRCQLKAVCQPQCKHGECIGPNKCKCHPGFAGKTCNQDLNECGLKPRPCKHRCMNTFGSYKCYCLNGYMLMPDGSCSSAHSCSMANCQYGCDVVKGQIRCQCPSPGLQLAPDGRTCVDIDECATGRVSCPRFRQCANTFGSYICKCHAGFDLMYIGGKYQCHDIDECALGQHQCSSSARCYNVHGSYKCKCKDGYEGDGRHCVYIPKVMIEPSGPVHGPERNGTILKGDGGHANRIPDAGSTRWPLRTPYIPPVITSWPTHKPTTRPTPNPTPQPTPPPPPPLPTELRTTPPPPPTPERPSTTLTTVAPDPRTTPQVTTADSGIQTDPQKPRGDVFIPRQPSNDLFEIFEIERGVSADDEAKDDPGVLIHSCNFDHGLCGWIREKDSDLHWEPIRDPAGGQYLTVSAAKAPGGKAARLVLPLGHLMHSGDLCLSFRHKVTGLHSGTLQVFVRKHGAHGAALWGRNGGHGWRQTQITLRGADVKSVIFKGEKRRGHTGEIGLDDVSLKKGRC